A single Staphylococcus muscae DNA region contains:
- the tuf gene encoding elongation factor Tu, whose translation MAKEKFDRSKTHANIGTIGHVDHGKTTLTAAIATVLAKHGDSEAQSYDMIDNAPEEKERGITINTSHIEYQTETRHYAHVDCPGHADYVKNMITGAAQMDGGILVVSAADGPMPQTREHILLSRNVGVPALVVFLNKVDMVDDEELLELVEMEVRDLLSEYDFPGDDVPVIAGSALKALEGDAAYEEKILELMKAVDEYIPTPERDSDKPFMMPVEDVFSITGRGTVATGRVERGQIKVGEEVEIIGLTDESAKTTVTGVEMFRKLLDYAEAGDNIGALLRGVSREDVQRGQVLAAPGSITPHTKFKAEVYVLSKDEGGRHTPFFSNYRPQFYFRTTDVTGVVNLPEGTEMVMPGDNVEMEVELISPIAIEDGTRFSIREGGRTVGSGVVTEIHK comes from the coding sequence ATGGCAAAAGAAAAATTTGATCGCTCAAAAACACATGCCAATATTGGTACTATCGGTCACGTTGACCATGGTAAAACTACTTTAACAGCTGCTATCGCAACTGTATTAGCAAAACACGGTGACAGTGAAGCTCAATCATACGACATGATTGACAACGCTCCAGAAGAAAAAGAGCGTGGTATCACAATCAATACTTCACACATCGAATACCAAACTGAAACACGTCACTATGCGCACGTTGACTGCCCAGGTCACGCTGACTATGTTAAAAACATGATCACTGGTGCTGCACAAATGGACGGTGGTATCTTAGTAGTATCTGCTGCTGACGGTCCAATGCCACAAACTCGTGAGCACATCTTATTATCACGTAACGTTGGTGTACCAGCATTAGTAGTATTCTTAAACAAAGTTGACATGGTTGACGATGAAGAATTATTAGAATTAGTTGAAATGGAAGTTCGTGACTTATTATCTGAATACGACTTCCCAGGCGATGACGTACCTGTAATCGCTGGTTCAGCATTAAAAGCTTTAGAAGGCGATGCTGCATACGAAGAAAAAATCTTAGAATTAATGAAAGCTGTTGACGAGTACATCCCAACTCCAGAACGTGATTCTGACAAACCATTCATGATGCCAGTTGAGGACGTATTCTCAATCACTGGTCGTGGTACAGTAGCTACTGGCCGTGTTGAACGTGGTCAAATCAAAGTTGGTGAAGAAGTTGAAATCATCGGTTTAACTGATGAATCAGCTAAAACAACTGTTACTGGTGTAGAAATGTTCCGTAAGTTATTAGACTACGCTGAAGCTGGTGACAACATTGGTGCATTATTACGTGGTGTTTCACGTGAAGATGTACAACGTGGTCAAGTATTAGCAGCTCCAGGTTCTATTACTCCACACACAAAATTTAAAGCGGAAGTTTACGTATTATCAAAAGACGAAGGTGGACGTCACACTCCATTCTTCTCTAACTACCGCCCACAATTCTATTTCCGTACTACTGACGTAACTGGTGTTGTTAACTTACCAGAAGGTACTGAAATGGTAATGCCTGGCGATAACGTTGAAATGGAAGTTGAATTAATTTCTCCAATCGCTATCGAAGACGGTACTCGTTTCTCTATCCGTGAAGGTGGACGTACTGTTGGATCAGGTGTTGTAACTGAAATCCACAAATAA
- a CDS encoding putative holin-like toxin, with the protein MVSIADALILMIAFGTFVVSLLGLVVAIIKLDHKK; encoded by the coding sequence ATGGTAAGTATTGCAGACGCATTAATCTTAATGATTGCATTCGGCACTTTTGTCGTATCTTTATTAGGACTTGTTGTCGCAATAATAAAACTCGACCATAAAAAATAA
- a CDS encoding amidohydrolase has protein sequence MTDWFQRASEKEQETIAIRRHLHQYPERSFHEIETHTYILKRLKQLDFNIRECVGENGIVATIGNSESGPTIALRADFDALPIDDMKNVPYRSKNPGIMHACGHDGHTAILLTVAELLHEHQSELKGAVALIFQYGEEEMPGGAQGMIADNALVGVDKVYGNHLWSGYPTGTIHTRPGAMMAQPDEFNITIYGKGGHGAKPHETIDPIVIMAEFILSTQKIVSRTLDPVKQAVISFGKIEAGDADNVIPDTAHCRGTVRTFDPEVQQHIQTKLEKLLEGLAVANDITYDFDYINGYLPVYNHEASAEIVKIAANDLNFRYHDSDLMMIGEDFSYYLHALPGAFFFTGCGNAEKQTDWPHHSPHFDIDESAMKYTVSTFMKILELENVF, from the coding sequence ATGACGGATTGGTTTCAACGTGCAAGCGAGAAGGAACAGGAAACAATCGCTATACGCCGTCACTTACATCAATACCCAGAGCGCTCATTTCACGAAATAGAAACACATACCTATATTCTTAAGCGGTTAAAACAACTTGATTTCAATATTCGTGAATGTGTCGGTGAGAACGGTATTGTCGCAACGATTGGCAATTCGGAATCAGGACCTACAATCGCTTTGCGTGCAGACTTTGATGCTTTACCTATCGATGACATGAAAAATGTTCCTTATCGTTCAAAAAATCCGGGCATCATGCATGCTTGTGGTCATGATGGGCATACTGCCATCTTATTAACCGTTGCCGAACTCCTACATGAACATCAATCAGAACTAAAAGGAGCCGTTGCACTCATCTTCCAATATGGCGAAGAAGAAATGCCTGGTGGTGCACAAGGCATGATTGCTGATAATGCACTTGTCGGTGTTGACAAAGTATATGGCAATCATTTATGGAGTGGATATCCGACTGGTACAATTCACACACGCCCTGGTGCTATGATGGCGCAACCTGATGAATTTAATATTACAATTTATGGTAAAGGTGGGCATGGCGCAAAACCTCACGAGACAATTGATCCGATTGTCATCATGGCAGAGTTTATTTTAAGTACACAAAAGATTGTGTCACGTACACTTGACCCTGTTAAGCAAGCTGTTATTTCATTCGGAAAAATTGAAGCTGGTGATGCTGACAATGTCATTCCTGATACAGCACATTGTCGTGGTACTGTTCGTACATTTGACCCTGAAGTACAACAACATATTCAAACAAAATTAGAAAAATTATTAGAAGGCTTAGCTGTGGCTAATGATATCACTTATGATTTTGATTATATTAATGGGTATTTGCCTGTATACAATCATGAAGCTTCAGCTGAAATTGTTAAAATAGCAGCCAATGATTTAAACTTCCGCTACCATGATTCTGATTTAATGATGATTGGTGAGGACTTCTCTTATTACTTACATGCCTTGCCCGGTGCTTTTTTCTTTACTGGTTGTGGTAATGCAGAAAAACAAACAGATTGGCCTCACCATAGTCCTCACTTTGATATTGATGAATCAGCCATGAAATACACAGTGAGTACATTCATGAAAATATTAGAATTAGAGAATGTATTTTAA
- a CDS encoding glycine C-acetyltransferase, whose translation MVQRLHDFLEENINYLKDNGLYNEIDTIEGANGPKIKIAGKEYINLSSNNYLGLATDADLKAAAKEAVDSHGVGAGAVRTINGTLDLHDELEKTLAEFKGTEAAIAYQSGFNCNMAAISAVMNKNDAILSDELNHASIIDGCRLSKAKIIRVNHSDMDDLRQKAKEAVESGQYNKVMYITDGVFSMDGDVAKLPEIVEICEEYGIMVYVDDAHGSGVMGKGAGTVKHFGLQDKVDFQIGTLSKAIGVVGGYVAGSQKLIDWLKVQSRPFLFSTSLAPADTKAITTAVKKLMASTELHDKLWDNANYLKEGLNKLGFNTGESETPITPVIIGDEKKTQAFSKRLMEEGVYVKSIVFPTVPRGTGRVRNMPTAAHTKEMLDEALAVYERVGKELDIIS comes from the coding sequence GTGGTACAAAGACTACACGACTTTCTAGAAGAGAATATTAACTATTTGAAAGATAATGGATTATACAACGAGATTGACACAATTGAAGGGGCAAATGGTCCTAAAATTAAGATTGCTGGCAAAGAATATATCAACCTATCATCAAACAACTATTTAGGGCTTGCGACAGATGCAGACTTAAAAGCGGCAGCGAAAGAAGCAGTTGATTCGCATGGTGTCGGTGCAGGTGCAGTTCGTACAATTAATGGAACACTTGATTTGCATGATGAACTAGAAAAAACATTGGCGGAATTTAAAGGAACAGAAGCAGCGATTGCCTATCAATCGGGTTTTAACTGTAACATGGCAGCAATTTCAGCTGTAATGAACAAAAATGATGCGATTTTATCAGATGAACTCAACCATGCTTCAATCATTGATGGTTGTCGGTTATCAAAAGCGAAAATCATTCGTGTGAACCACTCAGATATGGATGATTTGCGTCAAAAAGCAAAAGAAGCTGTTGAATCAGGTCAATACAACAAAGTGATGTATATCACAGATGGCGTTTTCAGTATGGATGGTGATGTTGCAAAGTTACCTGAAATTGTGGAAATCTGTGAAGAATACGGCATTATGGTTTATGTCGATGATGCACATGGTTCAGGCGTTATGGGTAAAGGTGCTGGTACGGTGAAACATTTTGGTTTACAAGATAAGGTAGACTTCCAAATCGGTACATTATCTAAAGCGATTGGTGTTGTAGGTGGTTATGTTGCAGGTTCTCAAAAACTGATTGACTGGTTAAAAGTACAATCACGTCCATTTTTATTCTCAACTTCTTTAGCACCAGCAGATACTAAGGCGATTACAACTGCGGTGAAAAAGTTGATGGCATCTACCGAGTTACATGATAAGTTATGGGACAATGCAAACTACCTTAAAGAAGGCTTAAATAAATTAGGTTTCAATACAGGTGAATCTGAAACACCAATTACACCAGTGATTATTGGTGATGAGAAGAAAACACAAGCATTTAGTAAGCGTTTGATGGAAGAAGGCGTATACGTTAAATCAATCGTCTTCCCAACGGTACCACGCGGTACGGGACGTGTACGTAATATGCCAACAGCTGCACATACGAAAGAAATGTTAGATGAGGCGTTAGCTGTCTACGAACGTGTAGGCAAAGAACTAGATATCATTTCATAA
- a CDS encoding NAD-dependent epimerase/dehydratase family protein: MKRIFITGALGQIGTELVAKCREIYGNDNVLATDIREPEAGSIVAEGPFEILDVTDADKMEQLIADFKPDTMMHMAALLSATAEQKPLLAWNLNMGGLVNALEAARKYDLQFFTPSSIGAFGPNTPKKNTPQVTIQRPNTMYGVNKVSGELLCDYYFTKFGVDTRSVRFPGLISYIKEPGGGTTDYAVDIYFQAVREGKYTSYIDRGTYMDMMFMDDAIDAIIKLMEADGGKLINRNAYNLSAMSIEPEMVKAAIQEHDPNFTVDYDVDPVRQGIAESWPDSIDTSCARGEWGFDPKYDLTAMTKRMLEGIREKENQKA; the protein is encoded by the coding sequence ATGAAAAGAATATTTATCACTGGTGCATTAGGTCAAATTGGAACAGAACTTGTTGCAAAATGTCGTGAAATTTATGGGAATGACAATGTTTTAGCAACAGATATTCGTGAACCAGAAGCCGGCTCTATCGTGGCGGAAGGGCCATTTGAGATTTTAGATGTCACTGATGCAGATAAGATGGAACAATTAATTGCGGACTTCAAACCAGATACAATGATGCATATGGCTGCGTTATTATCAGCAACTGCAGAACAAAAGCCATTGCTTGCATGGAACTTGAATATGGGTGGCTTAGTCAATGCGTTAGAAGCTGCACGTAAATATGATTTACAATTCTTCACACCAAGCTCGATAGGTGCATTTGGTCCAAATACACCTAAGAAAAATACACCACAAGTTACAATCCAACGTCCAAACACAATGTACGGTGTGAACAAAGTTTCTGGAGAGTTATTATGTGATTACTACTTTACAAAATTTGGTGTAGATACGCGTAGTGTTCGCTTCCCAGGTCTTATCTCATACATCAAAGAACCAGGTGGCGGTACAACGGATTATGCGGTTGATATTTACTTCCAAGCCGTTCGTGAAGGTAAATACACAAGCTATATTGATCGTGGTACCTATATGGATATGATGTTTATGGATGATGCGATTGATGCAATTATTAAATTGATGGAAGCAGATGGCGGTAAGCTGATTAACCGTAACGCATACAACTTGAGTGCGATGAGTATTGAACCGGAAATGGTGAAAGCAGCCATTCAAGAACATGATCCAAACTTTACAGTAGATTATGATGTCGATCCTGTCCGTCAAGGTATTGCAGAAAGCTGGCCTGATAGTATTGATACAAGCTGTGCACGTGGTGAGTGGGGCTTTGATCCAAAATATGATTTGACAGCGATGACGAAGCGTATGTTAGAAGGTATTAGAGAGAAAGAAAATCAAAAAGCATAA
- a CDS encoding branched-chain amino acid aminotransferase: MTDLVKLEQRQALKEKPDESSLTFGEVFTDYMLSFDYTEGQGWHDLKIIPYAPIEISPAAQSVHYGQSVFEGLKAYKHNGEVVLFRPDENFKRINVSLERLKMPRIDEDLLLEGLKQLVDVDRDWVPEGEGRSLYIRPVVFATQGILGVAPSKNYRLLILLSPSGSYYGGDSLRPTKIYVEDEYVRAVRGGVGFAKVAGNYAASLLAQANANALGFDQVLWLDGVEQKYVEEVGSMNIFFVINGKVVTPSLNGSILPGITRKTVLALAETLGYEVEERRVSIDELFEYYEKGELEEVFGTGTAAVISPVGELQFKDKKIVINNNETGKITQALYDNYTGIQSGKLDDPHNWRLVVPHYER, encoded by the coding sequence ATGACAGATTTAGTAAAATTAGAACAACGTCAGGCGTTAAAAGAGAAGCCAGATGAATCCTCTTTAACGTTTGGAGAGGTATTTACAGATTATATGTTGAGCTTTGATTATACAGAAGGTCAAGGGTGGCATGACTTGAAGATTATCCCATATGCACCAATCGAGATTTCACCAGCCGCACAAAGTGTGCACTATGGTCAATCTGTATTTGAAGGCTTAAAAGCTTATAAACATAACGGTGAAGTTGTCTTATTCAGACCAGATGAAAACTTCAAGAGGATTAATGTCTCATTAGAGCGTTTAAAAATGCCACGCATTGATGAAGATTTATTATTAGAAGGTTTAAAACAATTAGTAGACGTAGACCGTGATTGGGTACCTGAAGGAGAAGGTCGATCACTTTACATCCGTCCAGTTGTATTTGCGACACAAGGTATATTAGGAGTAGCCCCATCTAAAAATTACCGATTATTAATTCTTCTATCACCATCAGGTTCATACTATGGTGGGGACTCACTACGCCCTACAAAGATTTATGTTGAAGACGAATACGTACGTGCTGTACGTGGTGGTGTTGGATTCGCAAAAGTTGCAGGTAACTACGCAGCGAGTTTATTGGCACAAGCAAATGCCAATGCCCTTGGTTTCGACCAAGTATTATGGTTAGATGGTGTGGAACAAAAATATGTTGAAGAAGTTGGAAGTATGAACATCTTCTTCGTGATTAATGGTAAAGTTGTAACACCTTCATTGAATGGTAGTATCTTACCAGGTATTACACGTAAAACTGTACTTGCTTTAGCTGAAACGCTTGGCTATGAAGTTGAAGAACGACGTGTATCAATTGATGAATTATTCGAGTACTATGAAAAAGGTGAGCTGGAAGAGGTCTTTGGTACAGGTACGGCAGCGGTCATCTCTCCAGTTGGCGAATTACAGTTCAAAGATAAAAAGATTGTCATCAACAACAATGAAACAGGTAAGATAACACAAGCTTTATATGATAACTATACAGGTATTCAGAGTGGTAAGTTAGACGATCCACATAACTGGCGTTTAGTTGTACCACATTATGAAAGATAA
- a CDS encoding DUF2325 domain-containing protein, with protein MIGDSKMDKDMKDKIVTLIKEAWIEDIKNNREIKKIEKQNKHYIKVLKHLEQLVLSDEVCTDRLIEKSTDNIETKKQEDTFIFVRHLLGGEGIHPETGEKIFVPESVVRNEMLEHGDRLTFEEHGNGYQRHKYHKLNGEKDQTIAALDIISYDYAIVDYDESIHRYVCKKYFKQGELTSIPICLLNEKDIIKFNIRKEDIISIAQTANHTTSRIRWKYDADEILPTPIKKKASYYKEHQEQTEMEDAEKAIFKGIAVGIFGASQFINNYIEEVEQRGGKVHHTESDSQCNVEAVVNKSDIIVIPITHISHVKAEQAKGYAKKSEKPFVILKNSGRSHFVSELKGHLHLIQSKEE; from the coding sequence ATGATTGGAGATTCCAAAATGGACAAGGATATGAAAGACAAAATTGTAACGTTGATCAAAGAAGCTTGGATAGAAGATATTAAAAATAACAGAGAGATTAAAAAAATAGAAAAACAAAATAAACATTATATAAAAGTATTGAAACATTTAGAACAGTTAGTCCTTTCAGACGAAGTTTGTACAGATCGCTTGATCGAGAAAAGTACGGATAATATTGAGACAAAAAAGCAGGAAGATACTTTTATTTTCGTAAGACATTTATTAGGTGGAGAAGGTATTCATCCAGAAACAGGAGAGAAAATCTTTGTGCCTGAATCGGTTGTACGAAATGAAATGTTAGAGCATGGAGATCGGCTGACTTTTGAAGAACATGGTAATGGTTATCAAAGACATAAATATCATAAACTAAATGGTGAAAAGGACCAAACTATTGCAGCGCTTGATATTATAAGTTATGATTATGCGATTGTCGATTATGATGAAAGCATCCATCGATACGTCTGTAAAAAGTATTTTAAGCAGGGGGAACTAACGAGTATCCCAATTTGCCTACTGAATGAGAAAGATATTATAAAATTTAACATACGTAAGGAAGATATTATTAGCATTGCACAGACAGCCAATCATACAACTTCACGAATCAGATGGAAATATGATGCAGATGAAATTTTACCAACACCTATTAAAAAGAAAGCATCGTATTATAAGGAACATCAAGAACAAACGGAGATGGAAGATGCGGAAAAAGCAATATTTAAAGGGATTGCAGTCGGTATCTTTGGAGCGAGTCAGTTTATCAATAATTACATAGAAGAAGTGGAACAACGTGGTGGAAAAGTGCACCATACGGAGTCGGACAGCCAGTGTAATGTGGAAGCGGTTGTGAATAAATCGGATATTATTGTTATTCCTATTACGCACATCAGTCATGTGAAGGCTGAACAGGCGAAAGGATATGCGAAAAAATCAGAAAAACCTTTTGTTATTTTAAAAAACAGTGGTCGAAGTCATTTTGTCAGTGAGTTAAAAGGACACTTACATTTGATTCAATCAAAGGAAGAGTAA
- a CDS encoding HAD family hydrolase: MAIKWLLFDKDGTLIQFDKSWVKLGVRLVNDVCDHFEIEQRSEVYDAIGIEGDAFRPGSVMASGSLEQMAHIFNEYTDMETYDWVSMRSQQLIDTRIPESELFPGVRETLNKLKTLGFHLAIVTSDNVHGVSHFLSATGLEEMFACVISTNGDNYEKPDSRLLAPLWSHGVKGEEMVMIGDTDLDMETGRQANCIKNIGVRTGLGQEATFEEADIVLDDVTQVIDYL, from the coding sequence ATGGCGATTAAATGGTTATTATTTGATAAAGATGGCACACTCATACAGTTTGATAAAAGTTGGGTGAAGTTAGGCGTTCGGTTAGTCAATGATGTTTGTGATCACTTTGAAATTGAACAGCGATCTGAGGTTTATGATGCCATTGGTATTGAAGGAGATGCTTTTCGACCAGGAAGTGTGATGGCATCAGGTTCACTAGAACAAATGGCACACATCTTTAATGAGTATACAGACATGGAGACATATGACTGGGTGAGTATGCGTAGCCAACAGTTGATTGATACACGCATACCTGAGAGTGAGTTATTTCCAGGTGTTCGTGAAACATTGAATAAGCTCAAAACACTCGGATTCCATTTGGCAATTGTAACAAGTGATAATGTGCATGGTGTATCGCATTTTCTTTCGGCAACGGGACTTGAAGAGATGTTTGCATGTGTTATTTCAACTAATGGAGACAATTATGAAAAGCCAGATTCACGACTTCTAGCGCCACTCTGGTCACACGGTGTTAAAGGAGAAGAGATGGTGATGATTGGCGATACTGACTTAGATATGGAAACAGGTCGCCAAGCGAATTGTATCAAGAATATTGGCGTCCGAACAGGATTAGGACAAGAAGCAACATTTGAAGAAGCGGATATCGTCTTAGATGATGTGACACAAGTGATAGACTATTTGTAA
- a CDS encoding deoxynucleoside kinase, with product MTHYNIPSDAVITIAGTVGVGKSSLTRALADKLNFRTSYENVDHNPYLDKFYDDFRRWSFHLQIYFLAERFKEQKRMFEYGGGFIQDRSIYEDVDIFAKMHQEQGTMTEEDFETYSNLFDAMVMTPYFPKPDVLIYLESDYNNVIDRINTRGRQMEMDTDPEYWQMLFKRYDDWINQFNACPVVRVNINEYDLYEDPDSIDKVIAKISHIIQTHRQIDPR from the coding sequence ATGACACACTATAATATACCATCAGACGCAGTCATTACAATTGCTGGGACCGTTGGAGTTGGAAAATCATCTCTCACACGTGCGTTAGCTGATAAATTAAACTTTCGTACTTCTTATGAGAATGTCGATCATAATCCATACTTAGATAAGTTTTATGATGATTTTCGTCGTTGGAGTTTCCACTTACAAATTTACTTTTTAGCAGAACGCTTTAAAGAACAAAAACGTATGTTTGAATACGGTGGTGGCTTTATACAAGATCGCTCTATTTATGAAGATGTTGATATTTTTGCAAAAATGCATCAAGAACAAGGAACAATGACGGAAGAAGACTTTGAAACTTATTCAAACCTTTTCGATGCAATGGTGATGACACCTTACTTTCCAAAACCCGATGTGCTCATTTATTTAGAGTCTGATTATAACAATGTAATCGACCGTATCAATACACGTGGTCGTCAGATGGAAATGGACACCGACCCAGAATATTGGCAAATGTTGTTTAAACGCTATGATGATTGGATCAATCAATTCAATGCATGCCCTGTCGTGCGTGTAAATATTAATGAATATGATTTATATGAAGATCCGGATTCTATCGATAAGGTCATCGCGAAGATTTCACACATTATCCAAACACATCGTCAAATTGATCCACGATAG
- a CDS encoding deoxynucleoside kinase, whose translation MTKPFIVIEGPIGVGKSSLTHKLSQSYHFYEAKEIVGENPFLSDFYEDISKWSFQTEMFFLCNRYKAYQDLAELHDGIVCDYHIYKNKIFARNTLSKTEYEKFSRIYDILTEDLITPDYTIILDADLSVLKKRIAKRDRSFEAHIEDEYLLKLKDDYATYYKQLSDEGHQVLWIDTTEIDFVNNPEDYEQVLSRINELIGGQTHDTL comes from the coding sequence ATGACGAAACCTTTTATTGTTATTGAAGGACCGATTGGTGTTGGTAAGTCCTCACTCACACACAAGTTGAGTCAATCTTACCATTTTTATGAAGCAAAAGAAATTGTTGGGGAGAATCCTTTCCTATCTGATTTTTATGAAGATATTTCCAAATGGAGCTTTCAAACAGAAATGTTCTTTCTCTGTAATCGTTACAAAGCATATCAAGATTTGGCAGAACTTCATGACGGCATTGTATGCGACTATCATATTTATAAAAATAAAATTTTTGCACGCAATACCCTTTCTAAAACGGAATATGAGAAGTTTTCACGTATTTATGATATCTTAACCGAAGACTTAATTACACCAGACTATACCATTATCCTTGACGCAGACTTATCTGTATTGAAAAAACGCATAGCTAAGCGTGATCGTAGCTTTGAAGCACACATTGAAGATGAGTACTTATTAAAGCTTAAAGATGACTATGCGACATACTATAAGCAACTGTCTGATGAAGGGCATCAAGTATTATGGATTGATACAACAGAAATTGATTTCGTCAACAATCCAGAAGACTATGAACAAGTATTATCACGTATTAATGAATTAATCGGAGGACAAACACATGACACACTATAA
- the tadA gene encoding tRNA adenosine(34) deaminase TadA — translation MRSHEYYMSLALDEAYQAAKKGEVPIGAVVVKDGRVIARAHNLRETIQLPTAHAEHLAMEQAARELGTWRLEGCTLYVTLEPCVMCSGTIVMSRVDQVVYGAEDPKGGCSGSLMNLIEDSRMNHRAKVVKGVLAYSCSQQLKTFFKTLRQRKKQENKF, via the coding sequence ATGAGAAGTCATGAATATTATATGTCACTTGCACTTGATGAAGCATATCAAGCAGCGAAAAAGGGAGAAGTGCCCATTGGTGCCGTCGTTGTAAAAGATGGTCGTGTCATTGCTCGTGCACATAATTTGAGAGAAACCATCCAGCTACCAACTGCGCATGCAGAACATCTCGCAATGGAGCAGGCAGCACGTGAATTGGGCACATGGCGTTTAGAAGGATGTACGTTATATGTTACGTTGGAGCCATGCGTGATGTGCTCTGGAACAATTGTAATGAGTCGAGTAGATCAAGTGGTATATGGTGCAGAAGATCCTAAAGGCGGTTGTAGTGGGAGTTTAATGAATCTCATAGAAGATAGTCGTATGAATCATCGTGCAAAAGTAGTAAAAGGTGTATTGGCTTATTCATGTAGTCAGCAGTTAAAAACGTTTTTTAAAACATTACGTCAACGCAAAAAACAAGAAAACAAATTTTGA
- a CDS encoding Cof-type HAD-IIB family hydrolase — translation MVKLIATDMDGTLLNASHEITPENIEAIKYAQSQGVTVVIATGRAFYEASRPVTEAGLKVPYICLNGAEVRDESFNIVHTASLNKEMSDVIQNTLKQADVYYQVYTNRGIYTEDPEKDLAIYVDIAKHARQHADVDVIRQHIQSRIDNGTLKVVSSYDQIESIPGELIMKILAFDTDLEKIARVKQTLAEHVNLAVSSSSIGNIEVTHAEAQKGMALQAIADQLNIDMGDAMAVGDNMNDASMLERVGHPVAMANGVEAVKALATFTTDSNEESGVAKAIYHVLNQEEK, via the coding sequence ATGGTCAAGTTAATTGCAACAGATATGGACGGGACATTATTGAATGCATCACATGAAATTACACCTGAAAATATTGAAGCTATTAAATATGCACAATCTCAAGGTGTGACGGTAGTGATTGCGACAGGTCGTGCGTTTTATGAAGCGAGTAGACCTGTGACAGAAGCTGGATTAAAAGTTCCATATATTTGTTTGAACGGTGCAGAAGTGAGAGATGAAAGTTTCAATATTGTACATACAGCAAGTTTGAATAAAGAAATGTCTGATGTAATTCAAAATACACTGAAACAAGCAGACGTTTACTATCAAGTATATACGAACAGAGGCATTTACACGGAAGACCCTGAGAAAGACTTGGCGATATATGTGGATATTGCTAAACACGCAAGGCAACATGCAGATGTAGATGTGATACGTCAACATATTCAATCGCGTATTGATAATGGTACGTTGAAAGTTGTATCAAGTTATGACCAAATCGAATCAATTCCGGGTGAATTGATTATGAAAATATTAGCATTTGATACAGATTTAGAGAAGATTGCACGTGTTAAACAAACACTTGCGGAACATGTGAACTTAGCAGTGTCATCATCATCGATTGGTAATATAGAAGTGACACACGCTGAAGCACAAAAAGGAATGGCACTTCAAGCGATTGCAGATCAATTAAATATTGATATGGGAGATGCAATGGCTGTGGGAGATAATATGAATGATGCGTCGATGCTAGAACGTGTAGGTCATCCAGTCGCAATGGCGAATGGTGTAGAAGCAGTTAAAGCACTGGCTACATTTACGACAGATTCCAATGAAGAAAGTGGCGTTGCAAAAGCCATTTATCATGTATTAAATCAAGAAGAAAAATAA